Below is a genomic region from Petrotoga sp. 9PW.55.5.1.
AACTTCTCCCTTTAAGTTAATAGGTATTTTTACAAAACCAGGGTTAAGGGGGATTTTTGGAGATAAAACTCTTTTTGCGACATCGATATTAGCAAGAACCATCTTGTAGATAAACACTGGCACATAAAGGAAAATGAATAAAAACAATTTGTAAAAAACAGAAAAATCGAATTCATAGCTCACCATCTTAGATATAATAATTGCTAAGACAATTGATACCATAAGTCCTACGATTATTTCAGAAACAGTAAATGAAGTTAAAATCAACCAAATAGCGAAAAGAACAAAAAAGGTTGTAATAAACTTTTTCACACTTATCCCTCCAATCTAAATAGTTTGTGAAAAAAATCTCATAAATCTAATGCTTTAAATTTTACGTATACATTATACCAGTATATAGTATAAAATCAAAATCAAGAAAATTCATTCTAAAAGCTAATATTTCTCTCTAATCGCTTCTAATAACATATGATTACCGATTTTCAAATCAAATAAAATTATATGTTATAATTAAATATATAGTTATTTTGTTTTTTCTTTAGTTTTTATGTACTTTTCGGGGGTCCGTTTTTTAAAGGAGGAATTATTGATGGAAAAAAGAATTTTAGGTAAAACAAACGAAGAAATATCAATAATAGGATTAGATTTGGAGAAATTGTTTAAAAATCATGTTTCCCAAGACATAAAATTATATCTTGAAAAAAGTATTATTAATGGTGTAAATTTTTTTGAAATTTCACCAAGAATTGAACTGGTAGATGAAACCCTTGTTTTTCCGTTAAATCTTCACAGAGACAAGCTTTTTATTTCTGGAAGAGTTTATTCTAAAAATCGTGATGAAATTTTAGAAGATATAATTTACATGTTGAAAATATTTAATCTTCAGCATTTAGATTTAATACAAATTGTTGTAAATTCTGATGAAATGGCTCAAACAATCTTCGCTCCTGAAGGAGCTTTAGAAGCAATATTACAAGCTAAATCCCAAGGCTTAATAAATTATATTGGTTTTTCTACTTACAAAGAAAAAATTGCTTTATCTCTTTTGGAAAGCTATAATTTTGACGTGATAACTTTTCCGATTGATTGGGTCAATTGGTATACTGGTTATGGAAGAAAAACGGTTATTAAGGCGAAAGAAAAAGAAGCAGCAATAGTAAGTAGTCAAAGTTTAACAAAAAAGGTATCAAGAGCTAATACCGAAAAACACATATCTGACCTCCTCTATGTTTCTTCTGATAGCTATAGGGAAGTGGAATTAACTATAAGATTTTCACTTACAAGACCTATAACTTCAATACTTTGTTCTGCTAAAATCAATCTTATAGAATGGTTAATACAAGCGGCAGATAGGTTTTCTCCTTTAGAACCAGAAGATGAAGAAAAGCTTAGAAAAAGTTGTGAAGAAATAGTAAAGGTTTTTAATCCAGAAAAAATTTTAAAGGGAGATATATAGTTGTCCATTTCTGTTATAGGGGGAATTAATCTAGATTTAAAAGGTTCATCATACCAAAAGTTAGAACTAAAAACCTCTAATCCAGGAAATATTTTTTATTCCTCTGGAGGGGTTTCTCGGAACGTTGCACATAATCTTTCAAAGCTGAAGATTCCAGTAAATTTATTTGGATCTATTGGGAAAGATGTTTTTGGCCAAATCCTATTACAAGAGTTAAAGGATTTGAATATTGGAACAGAATGTCTTAAAATATCGGATAAATACCAAACAGGTATTTATTTAGCTGTTTTAGATGAAAAAAAAGATATGATGGTTTCAATTTCTGATATGAAAATAATGAAAGAAGTAAACGTAAATTATATAGAATCTCACAAAGAAATATTAGAAAATTCTAAAATAATCTTTATCGATACAAACTTGAAAGAATCGGTTATTGGGCATATACTGAAAATTTTTCAGAATAAAAAAGCTTTAATAGTTGTAAACTCTGTGTCCAATAAGAAAGTAAAAAAATTGGCAAATATTAAAGAAAAGATCGATTATCTCACGTTAAATTTATTAGAAACGGAATCTCTATTTGAAAGAAAAATAGATTTCTTAGATATTGATAATATTTCAGAACTATTTCAAAAAAAGCATTCCAATATTTGCAATATAGTTATAACTAATGGGGAAAAAGGAGTAATTTACATAAATAATAAAAATAAAATAAAGAGATTTTATTCTGTGGAGAAAATAAAGGAAAAAGATATTGTTGATTCAAATGGTGCGGGGGATGCATTTACTGCTGGATTAATTTTCGGGTTATATCAAAATGAAAGTGTTGAAAAATCTATTGAATATGGAATAAAAGCCTCACAAATAACCTTGAAAAGTCCGAAAACGGTAGCAGACGAAATGAGCCCTGAAATTATAATTTGAACAAACGGAGGAAATTCAATTGATTACAAATTCATACTTAGAAGTCAAAGAAGAAGTATCGAAAGCTTTACATGAACACCAACCTGTTGTAGCTCTTGAATCCACAATAATTACACACGGTATGCCTTATCCTAAAAACGTTGAGGTGGCTTTGAATGTAGAAAAAATAATTAGGGAAAAAGGAGTAATCCCAGTTACAATAGCTGTGATAAACGGCAAAATGAAAGTAGGACTATCAGCTGATGAAATAGAATTTATGGCAAAATCAAAAAACATTCTTAAAGCTAGCAGGATGGATTTACCTGTAATAGTAGCAAAAAAATTGAATGCAGCAACGACAGTTGCAGGGACCATGATAATATCAAACTTAGCTGGAATAAGAGTTTTTGTAACCGGTGGAATAGGTGGGGTACACAGAAATGCTCAGCAAACCTTTGATATATCAGCGGATCTTCAAGAACTTTCTAAAACCAATGTAGCTGTGATATCTGCTGGCCCTAAAGCCATATTAGATTTAAACCTAACTAAGGAATACCTTGAAACTTTTGGAGTACCTGTTCTTGGTTTTAAGACAGAAGAATTACCTTGTTTCTATTCCAGAAATAGTGGAGTAAATCTACCATATAAAATAGAAAATGCTAGGCAAGCAGCTCAAATAATGAAGGCGAAGTGGGATTTGGATTTAAAAGGAGGTTTAATAATAGCGAACCCTATTCCCGAAGAATATTCGATGGATACAAAAATAATTGAAGAAATAATAGAGAAGGCAATATCTGAAGCTGAAAAACAAAATATAAAAGGAAAGGAGCTAACTCCATTTCTGTTATCAAAAATAAAAGACTTAACCAAAGGGGAAAGTTTAGAAGCAAACATAGAATTAGTGTACAACAACGCTCGACTTGGAGCTGATATAGCAATAGAATATTCAAAATTAATAAATCAATTAAAGGAATGATTCATTTGTTAGAAAGACCCATCAAAAGAGTTGCAGCTATTCATGATTTATCAGGATTTGGGAAATCATCATTAACTGTTGTTATTCCAGTATTATCTTCAATGAATATTCAAGTTTGTCCTATTCCAACGGCTGTTTTATCAACCCAAACTGATGGATTTGAAAATTACGTTTTCACTGATTTAACGGATCATATGAAAGCCAGTATAAACCATTGGAAAAAATTAAATTTGAGATTTGATGCTATTTACAGTGGATTTTTGGGATCTGAAAAGCAAATAGACATCGTAATTGACTTTATAAATTATTTCAAAAAAAATGAAGAAACTCTTGTAGTCGTTGATCCTGTTATGGGAGATTATGGTCAACTTTATTCTTCAATTACGAAAAATTTAGTTGAAGAAATGAAAAAATTAATAATAAAAGCAGATGTAATCATTCCAAACTACACCGAAGCTTGTTTGTTATTGGAAGAAAATTACACAGAATTGGTGGAAGAATCCAAATTAAAAGATTGGATGAGAAAGCTCTCTGAAAACGGGCCAAAGATTGTAATAATTACCAGTATACCAAACAAAGATAAAAGTAAAACGGGTGTAATAGCTTATAACAAAGAAGATGGAAAATTTTGGAAAATAACAAATGAATATATAAAAGCCTCATATCCTGGAACTGGAGATGCCTTTGCAAGTGTAATAACGGGAAGTCTATTAAATAAAGACAGCTTATCAACAGCTATTAATAAGGCAACTTACTTTGTAACCACGTGTTTAAAAGCTAGTTGTGGTTATAATTATCCGCCAAGAGAAGGCATACTATTAGAAAAAGTTCTCGAAACACTAAGCGAACCAACCCCTATGCAATGTCATGAAATTTAAAAAAATTAAGCTCAAATTTCCTTAGCTTGACAAGTTTCTATTCTATATTTAATATCTTCAATATAGTAATCTAAAACTTCCATTTGTTCAGCCTCCTTA
It encodes:
- a CDS encoding pseudouridine-5'-phosphate glycosidase, with the protein product MTNSYLEVKEEVSKALHEHQPVVALESTIITHGMPYPKNVEVALNVEKIIREKGVIPVTIAVINGKMKVGLSADEIEFMAKSKNILKASRMDLPVIVAKKLNAATTVAGTMIISNLAGIRVFVTGGIGGVHRNAQQTFDISADLQELSKTNVAVISAGPKAILDLNLTKEYLETFGVPVLGFKTEELPCFYSRNSGVNLPYKIENARQAAQIMKAKWDLDLKGGLIIANPIPEEYSMDTKIIEEIIEKAISEAEKQNIKGKELTPFLLSKIKDLTKGESLEANIELVYNNARLGADIAIEYSKLINQLKE
- a CDS encoding pyridoxamine kinase, which codes for MIHLLERPIKRVAAIHDLSGFGKSSLTVVIPVLSSMNIQVCPIPTAVLSTQTDGFENYVFTDLTDHMKASINHWKKLNLRFDAIYSGFLGSEKQIDIVIDFINYFKKNEETLVVVDPVMGDYGQLYSSITKNLVEEMKKLIIKADVIIPNYTEACLLLEENYTELVEESKLKDWMRKLSENGPKIVIITSIPNKDKSKTGVIAYNKEDGKFWKITNEYIKASYPGTGDAFASVITGSLLNKDSLSTAINKATYFVTTCLKASCGYNYPPREGILLEKVLETLSEPTPMQCHEI
- a CDS encoding carbohydrate kinase family protein, which produces MSISVIGGINLDLKGSSYQKLELKTSNPGNIFYSSGGVSRNVAHNLSKLKIPVNLFGSIGKDVFGQILLQELKDLNIGTECLKISDKYQTGIYLAVLDEKKDMMVSISDMKIMKEVNVNYIESHKEILENSKIIFIDTNLKESVIGHILKIFQNKKALIVVNSVSNKKVKKLANIKEKIDYLTLNLLETESLFERKIDFLDIDNISELFQKKHSNICNIVITNGEKGVIYINNKNKIKRFYSVEKIKEKDIVDSNGAGDAFTAGLIFGLYQNESVEKSIEYGIKASQITLKSPKTVADEMSPEIII
- a CDS encoding Na+/H+ antiporter subunit E produces the protein MKKFITTFFVLFAIWLILTSFTVSEIIVGLMVSIVLAIIISKMVSYEFDFSVFYKLFLFIFLYVPVFIYKMVLANIDVAKRVLSPKIPLNPGFVKIPINLKGEVGKLTLANSVTLTPGTLSIDADEDNLYIHWIDIKGVNEKDYKEKVTGNFEKILGRIFK